Proteins encoded together in one Vigna angularis cultivar LongXiaoDou No.4 chromosome 5, ASM1680809v1, whole genome shotgun sequence window:
- the LOC108320725 gene encoding organic cation/carnitine transporter 3 isoform X1: MVFFQYLTGQCAGYMLLPGVAYANKNSSWKYLYVWISVPAISYSFIAYLFVTKSPRWLLMQDRVKEAMEMLKGVNENAANLNPPAEEKRVSFCQLYSSIAVLLRTSWAPKRMVGVMGLGLGIGMVYFGMPLAVGSLNYNIYLAVVLNALMEIPSCVVTYFLGNCGRKLSILVFSVGSGICCIVCVVIGSEGVKVGFAVASFFCACTAFNVFLIFMVELFPTCVRNTAASVARQAVVFGCMFSPFLISARRKNKVFSYGVFGVVIISSTLTLLGLPETRGMPLSDTMDQQQNKENNFPL, translated from the coding sequence ATGGTTTTCTTCCAATACCTGACTGGTCAATGTGCAGGGTACATGCTCTTGCCAGGTGTGGCTTATGCCAACAAAAATTCTTCATGGAAATATCTTTACGTGTGGATTTCTGTTCCTGCTATTTCATACTCTTTCATTGCTTATCTTTTCGTCACCAAGTCTCCAAGGTGGCTTCTCATGCAAGATCGAGTCAAAGAAGCAATGGAAATGCTGAAAGGAGTTAATGAAAACGCTGCAAATTTAAATCCACCAGCAGAAGAAAAAAGGGTTTCATTTTGTCAACTCTACTCATCGATAGCAGTGTTGTTAAGAACAAGTTGGGCTCCAAAACGGATGGTGGGAGTTATGGGGTTAGGTCTTGGCATTGGAATGGTGTACTTTGGGATGCCATTAGCAGTGGGAAGCTTGAACTACAACATATACCTTGCAGTTGTGTTGAATGCGTTGATGGAAATACCGTCTTGCGTGGTGACCTATTTCTTGGGAAACTGCGGGAGAAAGTTATCGATTCTTGTGTTCTCAGTAGGAAGTGGGATATGTTGCATAGTGTGTGTGGTGATAGGCAGTGAAGGTGTTAAGGTGGGGTTTGCAGTGGCATCGTTTTTCTGTGCATGCACTGCTTTTAACGTGTTTCTGATATTCATGGTGGAGCTGTTTCCGACATGCGTGAGGAACACTGCAGCATCGGTTGCGAGACAGGCTGTGGTGTTTGGGTGCATGTTCAGTCCGTTTCTGATATCTGCTAGGAGAAAGAACAAGGTTTTCTCTTATGGCGTGTTTGGAGTGGTTATAATCTCCTCCACTTTGACGTTGTTGGGTTTGCCAGAGACAAGAGGAATGCCTCTTTCTGACACCATGGATCAACAGCAGAACAAAGAAAACAACTTCCCACTCTGA
- the LOC108320725 gene encoding organic cation/carnitine transporter 3 isoform X2, translated as MLLPGVAYANKNSSWKYLYVWISVPAISYSFIAYLFVTKSPRWLLMQDRVKEAMEMLKGVNENAANLNPPAEEKRVSFCQLYSSIAVLLRTSWAPKRMVGVMGLGLGIGMVYFGMPLAVGSLNYNIYLAVVLNALMEIPSCVVTYFLGNCGRKLSILVFSVGSGICCIVCVVIGSEGVKVGFAVASFFCACTAFNVFLIFMVELFPTCVRNTAASVARQAVVFGCMFSPFLISARRKNKVFSYGVFGVVIISSTLTLLGLPETRGMPLSDTMDQQQNKENNFPL; from the coding sequence ATGCTCTTGCCAGGTGTGGCTTATGCCAACAAAAATTCTTCATGGAAATATCTTTACGTGTGGATTTCTGTTCCTGCTATTTCATACTCTTTCATTGCTTATCTTTTCGTCACCAAGTCTCCAAGGTGGCTTCTCATGCAAGATCGAGTCAAAGAAGCAATGGAAATGCTGAAAGGAGTTAATGAAAACGCTGCAAATTTAAATCCACCAGCAGAAGAAAAAAGGGTTTCATTTTGTCAACTCTACTCATCGATAGCAGTGTTGTTAAGAACAAGTTGGGCTCCAAAACGGATGGTGGGAGTTATGGGGTTAGGTCTTGGCATTGGAATGGTGTACTTTGGGATGCCATTAGCAGTGGGAAGCTTGAACTACAACATATACCTTGCAGTTGTGTTGAATGCGTTGATGGAAATACCGTCTTGCGTGGTGACCTATTTCTTGGGAAACTGCGGGAGAAAGTTATCGATTCTTGTGTTCTCAGTAGGAAGTGGGATATGTTGCATAGTGTGTGTGGTGATAGGCAGTGAAGGTGTTAAGGTGGGGTTTGCAGTGGCATCGTTTTTCTGTGCATGCACTGCTTTTAACGTGTTTCTGATATTCATGGTGGAGCTGTTTCCGACATGCGTGAGGAACACTGCAGCATCGGTTGCGAGACAGGCTGTGGTGTTTGGGTGCATGTTCAGTCCGTTTCTGATATCTGCTAGGAGAAAGAACAAGGTTTTCTCTTATGGCGTGTTTGGAGTGGTTATAATCTCCTCCACTTTGACGTTGTTGGGTTTGCCAGAGACAAGAGGAATGCCTCTTTCTGACACCATGGATCAACAGCAGAACAAAGAAAACAACTTCCCACTCTGA
- the LOC108320726 gene encoding organic cation/carnitine transporter 3, translated as YANRNSSWKYLYVWISVPAISYSFIAYLFVTESPRWLLMQGRVKEAMEMLKGVNENAANLNPPAEEKRVSFCQLYSSIAVLLRTSWAPKRMVGVMGLGLGIGMVYLGMPLAVGNLNYNIYLAVVLNALMEIPSCVVTYFLGNCGRKLSILVFSVGSGICCIVCVVIGSEGVKVGFAVASFFCACTAFNVFLIFMVELFPTCVRNTAASVARQAVVFGCMFSPFLISARRKNKVFSYGVFGVVIISSTLTLLGLPETRGMPLSDTMDQQQNKESNFPL; from the coding sequence TATGCCAACAGAAATTCTTCATGGAAATATCTTTACGTGTGGATTTCTGTTCCTGCTATTTCATACTCTTTCATTGCTTATCTTTTCGTCACCGAGTCTCCAAGGTGGCTTCTCATGCAAGGTCGAGTCAAAGAAGCAATGGAAATGCTGAAAGGAGTTAATGAAAACGCTGCAAATTTAAATCCACCAGCAGAAGAAAAAAGGGTTTCATTTTGTCAACTCTACTCATCGATAGCAGTGTTGTTAAGAACAAGTTGGGCTCCAAAACGGATGGTGGGAGTTATGGGGTTAGGTCTTGGCATTGGAATGGTGTACTTAGGGATGCCATTAGCAGTGGGAAACTTGAACTACAACATATACCTTGCAGTTGTGTTGAATGCGTTGATGGAAATACCGTCTTGCGTGGTGACCTATTTCTTGGGAAACTGCGGGAGAAAGTTATCGATTCTTGTGTTCTCAGTAGGAAGTGGGATATGTTGCATAGTGTGTGTGGTGATAGGCAGTGAAGGTGTTAAGGTGGGGTTTGCAGTGGCATCGTTTTTCTGTGCATGCACTGCTTTTAACGTGTTTCTGATATTCATGGTGGAGCTGTTTCCGACATGCGTGAGGAACACTGCAGCATCGGTTGCGAGACAGGCTGTGGTGTTTGGGTGCATGTTCAGTCCGTTTCTGATATCTGCTAGGAGAAAGAACAAGGTTTTCTCTTATGGCGTGTTTGGAGTGGTTATAATCTCCTCCACTTTGACGTTGTTGGGTTTGCCAGAGACAAGAGGAATGCCTCTTTCTGACACCATGGATCAACAGCAGAACAAAGAAAGCAACTTCCCACTCTGA